In Arthrobacter woluwensis, a single genomic region encodes these proteins:
- a CDS encoding GNAT family N-acetyltransferase, which translates to MNHTFRPVDPAADAELLHGWVTQPYARFWGMLAASVEDVREEYDGLAATGHHEAFLGLRDGVPEFLVERYRPAESPLNAVYQVQPGDVGMHLLVAPPSSSGTIPGFTLGVMQSVMAWLFEHTGAERVVVEPDVRNHKIHVLNERVGFHAHSVVTLPPVDPAESTKEALLSFCTRDDFLATLTPLSAPATEGASA; encoded by the coding sequence ATGAACCACACTTTCCGCCCCGTCGATCCCGCCGCCGACGCGGAGCTGCTGCACGGCTGGGTCACGCAGCCCTACGCCCGGTTCTGGGGGATGCTCGCGGCGTCCGTCGAGGATGTCCGGGAGGAGTACGACGGCCTGGCCGCGACCGGTCACCACGAGGCGTTCCTGGGTCTCCGGGACGGCGTTCCGGAATTCCTGGTCGAGCGGTACCGGCCGGCCGAATCGCCGCTCAACGCGGTCTACCAGGTGCAGCCCGGCGACGTCGGCATGCACCTGCTGGTGGCGCCGCCGTCGTCGTCCGGCACCATCCCCGGCTTCACTCTCGGCGTGATGCAGTCCGTCATGGCCTGGCTGTTCGAGCACACGGGGGCCGAGCGCGTCGTCGTCGAGCCCGATGTCCGCAACCACAAGATCCACGTCCTGAACGAGCGGGTGGGGTTCCACGCGCACTCCGTCGTGACGCTGCCCCCGGTCGATCCCGCCGAAAGCACCAAGGAGGCCCTGCTGAGCTTCTGCACGCGGGACGACTTCCTCGCCACCCTCACCCCGCTCTCCGCCCCCGCCACCGAAGGAGCCTCAGCATGA